cggacgtgtaatagagtgatcctcttgcatgtcggagtaagccatctctcttaggtattaaaccaaatatgagagtgagccttgctctgataccactcaagAGGTATTAAACTAATTCaccactcataagtttgaaatcaatttcgtaaatgtgtagagatttcgattcgatgaaggatgacttagctaaaatagctcaagtaaaggaagtcaagagtagggagaagaaaaccgaataatttgctgctaagaagataagtggttcagaaaattaaacactcacatattcaaggaataccataatgtaaagtggttcagtcaaatgacctatatccacttgcgaagccttcttcgataaggctcccaacttccactagcaaatcactttgaaggggaaggatcaaatacccctcttacaacctttttacaagtggttcacactcttacaaatttttcaaagagaaagagggaggtgaacacttaagctattgaaaacaagacttcgctaaagctttttctcaatctctaacttctcaaaaaggtgtagtctctattgagaattgagaggtatttataggccccaataggatttaaatttgggcttcaaatttgaattatttttgggttctcggtgctggcggtgccaccgcctgtcaatatttgacactgatagtgtactagcggtgccaccgccggaactctcgggttctaggcggtgccaccgcctagtccggtggTACTACCTCCCGACCTTTCAAGTTCTAAGcgctgccaccgcccgaccttacggttcactggttgggctcctaatttggcccaaaccaatctttattagggcccaattggcccctaatcaagttataggattaacccttaatcctaactctaattacatgcaaactatgaaattaagacatagtcctaagcagttTTTTAActagcaacgtcgagtttccttccgacgaacttccggtgaacttccgatataccctcggatttcttttgacggactcccaacaggctcctggtcttgtggcgagttcagcgaatctttagcaagtagccgaaccttctcggtgatctccacgaacctccgacgatctcttcggcagacttcagAAAACTTCGGTAACTccctgattccttctcggttggttccgacaatacttccgacaattcttcggactttcggcggactctcgaacacccatcgaacttaactccgatagacttgctttatgtcttcaagctatcatagttaataatgcatacttaactcaataacatggattagattaattaatgctgacttcattatcaaaatatgaaattcaacaCTTATCCGTACTTATAACTAGATACTACTATTTTTAACTTTATTATATATAAACCCATTGATAGCAATAGAATAAGATTCCTTGGGGaatataatagttttaatttattttattaatgaaaCCACCCACTTattttataaaagaatatatattagAAAGAAACGAAAAGATGGCAGCTGGTAAATGTGtcaaggaaagaaacttaacctataaattattcttttttatagtTGTAAAATAAAAAGAATGGTCATAAAGACCAGAATCCACTCCGCACTTTTAGCAATAAGCACAATCACTTGCAATTTATAATCGTTGGCAAGATCATTAATTAGTGTGATTAGATGTGCACTCAAATGATCGCAGGGAATCTTCTACAAAAGCAATGATCTATGAGATGTACGGACAGTGGATGGAGTTCTGAGATGACAACCAGAGAGTCTTTACAACCACAGCAGAGTTGGCAATTGAGTCTAATCCGATTCCATTTTTCATGGTTAATTACTTGAAACTGTTGGTAATTTAGCGTGATAATACACATACACATGTGGATCATCTGCTACCGTCCACATCTCATCAAACGACAGTGGTCACCAGCTGCGGTCTTCGTCCCACTTCTCTCGCCGCTCTATTAAAGAAGCCCCGAAGCCCACTCGGCGCTGGCTGAACTCGAACCTTCTCTCCTTTACGGCTTCTCTGCTCGCTGATTCCACTTCGTCTCCGTTCCTGGATCTATTGAAGCTCTTGAGTACATTGCTGAGTTCGAGTTTTGATTTCTCTTGCGCTTTTAGCGATGATGGCGGATCTGAGGAGGAGACCACCGACGACTGGACTTGAGAAAGCAATATGGGTCTCCAAGATCGGGTTTTTCCTTCTGGGAATCCTTTCTACTGGCGTCGCGACGCGGCTCGCTGTCCCCCCCGCCGCCGGAGTCCTCGCCTCTGCCCTCCCCCGCTTCTGGGCCTCTCTCTGCTCCTGGCTTGTGCCACCTTATCTCTTCGTTGTCATCCATCTCATCATCCTCGTCATCTGGAAACTCTCCGACCAGAAGCAGCAGCTGCAGGAGGAAAAGCCGCCGGTGGGCGTGGGTGATGTAAAGGCCAAAACTTTCGTGCCTCCTTCCGCTGCGCCTCCCTCTGGGGAACCTTTGGCCGAGTCATGGCACGAGGTCATGCCATCGCCGAAGACGGCGCCGGAACTAGTGGTAGGTTCCGGCGCTGGGAAGCCGTCTGACCCACCCACAGCGGAGAAGCCCGCTGCTTCATCTTCCTTTGGGATCAACACAAGCACTGAACCATCTAGAGAAACTAGTGACGTGTCAGAGGAGTTGGagacagcggcggcggcggcctcaGAGAACGCGGTAGACATCGACTCCATGGACGCCACGTGGAAGGCGATCATGAAGAAGTCGCCCTCCCGAGGTTGGGAGAAGCCGGGCGGCCGGGAACCGAGGCCATCGGAAAAGGTCGCGATAAGGTGGAGGGAACCGTCGGCGACCGGCCGCGACGAGCTGAACCGCCGCTTCGATGACTTCATAAGGAAGAACTACGACCAGATCCGCCTTCAGAGACACGAGTCGAACCAGAGGAGGTTAGAGATGTCTACTGCGGGACTCCATTAATCTCCGCAGCTTCCGTCCTGTGTCTCTCTTTCTCAGTCCTCATTATTAGTCGGTGCTGTGCTTTCCTACAAGCTTGAAGGAGATCCGCTCTGCTGAAAGAACCCATCTTTCAGGTGATTCCTGCGTGATTTTGATGGCTACATCAATTCTTAATTCCTTCTTTACACAAAGATGACTTGGTTCTATCATTCTGTCAACCTTGCAGGCTCTTTTTGAATGCTGGAGGCGGATTGGATTGTTGCTTCAAGTGACTGTGTTGAAAGGAAGATCTTTGCTTTGCAATATGGATCATATTACTGCCTGTAATAGTTTTTCTTACTGATACAACTGTTTGATTGTTTTGCTGAGAGATTTGTACTGGATTTTGACTATTGTGGTTATGAATACAAGCTTTCTCTTTGCTGTGTTGACATCTAAATCTCTCTCCTTGTCATAGATTTGTTAGATTATTTGTCCTATTTaattgataagttgtattatacatcaattatattttgataaaagttataattaataaaaaataaatttatattatagtTAGATTCTTTGGGAGATGTCCTTGATGGGTGAAACTCGCCTAATTACTTATCTTAAACATTCtactcacatatatatatattctagggACTAAATGGCATGTGTTACATGGTGTGTGATGTGACGTGACAAACGTAGACACGAATACGACATATGGATACATGACAATCATTGAGAGTTTATAGTTCCTCTCTCATCCTTTCTGTCCATAATCCATCAATCTAAGATGTCATATGAAAGAATTAGAAAAGATGAGAAGAAGAGTCTAGTTTTTCTTATAGATCGATAATAGTTTTTGGATTCAAAGATGGTGCCCCTACAAATATGATAAAGTTATTttcggatggcatcaaaaggtacgtatcgtaaatctgatatattattattttatttcaatcctggcataaaagtttttccacgttacatatagcatattatagattttatacttacgattggtatcagagcctagtttcttgaaatcaaataccttatatatgttattttctgATTTACTATGTGTGAATAATCCATGTATTTTATCGATCTAAATTTCTATCTAGTCCTTCTTGTCATTGGCTTGCGGGTGACATGAGATTTGCTTTTTGTATTGCGATCTTAGATGATTGTGTAGTGGTGGTCGTGGCTATGCAACACTATGCAGTCGCACTGGCTACAACAGTAGTGCTGCATGAGATTGCTATGGCAGACCTACTACAGTAGGCAGCTACGTCAAGCAGCATGCACACTACAGCAACAACAATGGCCGTGGGCGACCACTAGGCGATGAGTCGAGCACCGCTATTGACCATGCATTGTGGCGGCCATGCTAGTGACAGTCGTGGACCTAGCACTAGGCCGGTCGCACGGGCAGTAGTTGCGCTTAGGCAATAGCCATGTTTAAGCAGCAATCGCGCACAAGCAAAGGCCACGCTCAAGCAGTAGTCGTGCACGACCAGAGGTCGCACCCAAGCGGCAACCGCCCAtggtcatgttgaatctcgatttttgatgatgaagtcaattctcatttattatctaatccatatgttgagataagtgtgcaggattaactacgatggaagtaagacatgtaataggagttgcgttggagtcaagaccatgatcacgttgggggttcgagagttcgacggaaatccggacggtcatcggaggttctacgggaacaaatccgagaagttcaagagcttgccaaagaagcacgttggaactcgccaagtggattgtcgcaagtccaagagtttgccggaagtctgtcggagcatcaccgagggttcgtcggatgttcgccagaagttcgtcggaagcttgccggaagaagcgattgacgcaccggagcacattgcagtattaatgtcttaaatatcgtagttagcatgtagattaagttaggaataagaggtgatcccattaacttaatctgggggcaattgggcccttgatagacccaaattgggccaaatggatcaacccattcggacccaaaattcctggccaatggtggcaccgcctaggagctcagtctcttaGGAataccaagcggtggtactgcctgagctcggtcgcaGAGCGAAGctgaatggtggtaccgcccctatcaggcaatagtaccgccaggaccttggaaatccgggagatgacattttttagctccaaattcgaaccagttggggcctatataaaccccaccctttcctgtatgaaagggcaccaaaatcttgatcttattctgagaatttgagagctcaaaagtgttgtaaaaggccaaaagtccttctccctcttttcatctaagttttgatcattcaagagaggagtgaaaatctgtatgggttgtctcctaagcccgtcaaaaggagtaaagctgtaaaagggtggttggccttcgcctattgaaggaaggcctctagtggacgtcagtgacctcatcgggggaggaagctaaaagtagatataggtaaagattgaccgaaccactctaaatcctggtttgcatttacattcttctctctatcttaactgtaaactgcctctaTTGCTTTTCTTTAACTGtacttcacttaatcttaagttgaagaactttctaaaatggtttttcatcgaaagtgtttttatcgtacaaacatcgttttaaatcgtcgaaagttatccgctatactaattcacccccccccccccctcgtagtgctcttgatcctaacaattggtatcagagcagggttaactctcaatcggattaaaacccaagagagatggcatacgccggaaaccaagagccactctattacacgtccgcccatgttcaataagatggactatacctattggaagatccgaatgaggatcttccttctttccatggattttgaactttggaatattgttgaaaatgaattttcaaagtcttctcttctaatgatcaattggaaagaattggagaagaagactttcacttttaatacaaaggctatgaatgtcttattttgtgccctcgataaaaatgagttcaatcgtgtttcggtttgtgaaactgcatttgatatttgacacacactcgaagtgactcacgaaggcacgagtagagtgaaagagtcaaaaatcaatcttttaatacattcttttgaactttttcgaatgaaaccgagcgagaccataggtgacatatacacccgtttcacgaatgtcgtcaatggtctaaaaggactcggtaaaagttttttggattttgagctcatcaataaaattctaagatctcttccaaagagttgagaccctaaagtcactgctattcaagaggctaaagatttaaacaacttccctcttgaagaattaatcgggtcattaatgacgtacgaaatgacttgcaaaactTATGAAGAGCAataagatatccttccaaagaacaagaaggatatgatacttagaactctagaagaccacttgagagaaaactcaagtgatgaggactttgacaatgacttgacacttctaacaagaaaatttaaaaaatttattaaaagaaataaatttaaaaatgatactaaaaataaatttgaacccaaaaaggaccaaattatttgctacgaatacaagaagccgggacactacaaaagtgattgtccccaagccaagaagagaacaccaaagaagaaggtgctcaaagcaacgtgggatgactcaagcgcgtccgaagaagaggagtctaacaccaagcaagttgctcattacgccctaatggccatcggagatgaggtaacgaatttaattgatgcagatttatcatttgatgaattgttaaatgctttccatgacttatttgatgaatgcaaaacaattagtagaaaatataaattgttaaaaagggagcatgatattattagtaatttcgataaattaaaaattgaacataatgatagtttagctccatgtataaaatgccataatctagaaactctctaaaaggagaacttgctacttaaagacaccttgaagaaattcgaagttggtagcaagtctttgaatatgttcATTACAAATAAGAGTCACGTTCCTAAACGAAGTAGAATtgaatttgtgaaaagtcctcaccaaaatccaaccacttttattaaaggccctatttTGTATGTTTCAGATCAAAACAAagtgtaacttttattgcaaacatggacatagaacttatcattgtctattcaagaagattagtcctaacaaattgatttgggattCAAAAGGAattataaagaactccatgcaacatgacaaacaatttagatcagtttttgaggcacccaagattaaatgggtacctaaaaatcatccttttttgtagaaacatacatcaccacaagctaggagcaagagatggtaccttgatagtggatgctcaatgcatatgaccgaagatccatctcaattatctaagctcactagtatagacgaaggctatgtcacattcggagacaataataagggtaaaatcattggcaaaggaaccataggtaacaaatttaacttctttattgaagatgttttgttagttgatggtttaaaacataacctcataagcattagtcaattgtgtgataaaggatatattgttaaattcaaatctaatgcttgcattattgaaaaaccacacaagaacacatctatgattacattaaaataaaataacgtatacattattgacatcaataatctttgcaatgaattgtgtttttcggttttgaatgacgatgcttggctttggcataggagattaggtcatgctaccaTGAAACTAATCATCCAAAttttatccaaagaacttgtaagaggaattcctcatatcaagtttatcaaagataat
Above is a genomic segment from Musa acuminata AAA Group cultivar baxijiao chromosome BXJ3-4, Cavendish_Baxijiao_AAA, whole genome shotgun sequence containing:
- the LOC135635165 gene encoding uncharacterized protein LOC135635165, whose protein sequence is MMADLRRRPPTTGLEKAIWVSKIGFFLLGILSTGVATRLAVPPAAGVLASALPRFWASLCSWLVPPYLFVVIHLIILVIWKLSDQKQQLQEEKPPVGVGDVKAKTFVPPSAAPPSGEPLAESWHEVMPSPKTAPELVVGSGAGKPSDPPTAEKPAASSSFGINTSTEPSRETSDVSEELETAAAAASENAVDIDSMDATWKAIMKKSPSRGWEKPGGREPRPSEKVAIRWREPSATGRDELNRRFDDFIRKNYDQIRLQRHESNQRRLEMSTAGLH